Part of the Solwaraspora sp. WMMA2065 genome is shown below.
CGTGCTAGCGTCCCCGCGTGCCTGCGGCTGAACCGGACATCGCCGCCCGCCACTGCCTCACTGGGGCGGAGGCCGACCGACTCTGGCGATGGTTGTTGGACCGACAAGGGCTCGGCACGAGTCGACGCTATACAGACGTCCCGCAGATCGCCGAAGCCGCACTAGGGCTGCACGCAGCCCGGCTGCCGTCACCGTACGCCACCGTGCTGGCCCGCGCACACAGCCCGGACGTGGCGATGCGGCTGTGGCACCCGCGCACCCACCGGGCCGTCACCACCATTCGCTGCATGCGCAAGACCCTGCACACCTTGCCGCTCGACCTCGCCGCTGCGGCCCACGCCGCCACGTTGCACTACCGGGAACGTGACGCCCTGCGTCAGGTGATCAACGCTGGGCTCACCGACCGAATGATCCACCGGACCACCGGAGCGATCGAAGCGCTGCTCAGCGAGGCGGGGCACCTTCCGCACCGAACGATCGAGGAACGCATCTGTGGTGGGGGCACCCCGGTTGTCGCCGTCCGCCTGGCGTTGAAGCTGGCCTGGGAGCGTGGGCTGGTCACGTACCGCAACCGCAGTGCCGGCTGGAACCGCGAACAGCGCACCTTCGCGCTCACCTCCACCGCCCACCCCGACCTCGACCTGAGCCTTGACCGGCAGACCGGCACCGCGCGCCTCGTCGAGGCGTACCTGGACCGGTACGGGCCGGCGTCGCTGCGCGACGTCGCCTGGTGGGCCGGGCTGTCCCGTAGCGCGATTCTGGCAGCGCTGAACGGCGGTGGGAGATCCCTCGTAGCTATACATGCGCCGTGGACCACCGCGACCCTGTACATCTACCGTGATCGTCTCGAGCAGTTCAGCCGGGACGATCACGCGGAACCGTCAGACGAGGCGCATTTTCTGGCTCACGAGGACGTCGCCCTGAAAGCGTACGCTGAGACCCGGTCACGCTATCTCGGCACACTGGCCGAACGTGCGGCGTTCAACCAGATCGGCGAAGCGCTGCCGACGATCGTCGTCGCCGGCAAGGTCGTCGGTATCTGGCAATGGAGCTCACCCGAACGTGCAGTGTCCTGCACCATGTTTCGCGGCCGGGCCACGCCGGCGATTCGGGCCGGTGTTCGACGGACGGCTCGACGCGTGGCCGCCGGCCTGCGGATGGGATACGACGGCAGAGATCGTATGACCAGCACCAAGTCCTCCACCCGGCGCCTACCAGGGCCGCTAGCGTCCCCTGCGCCCCGACACCTGAACGAGGTTGTCTAATGCTCCCGCTGCCCAGCGCCGCAACGCTTCAGGACCTGCAACGGTATGTCTCCGAGATGGAGAAGGAACGGGGATTCGCTGACCGCAGCGCCGTCGACCAGTGCCTGCTGTTGGGGGAGGAGGTCGGAGAGCTGTTCAAGGCGGTACGCAAACACGAGCGGCTCTCGGTCGAAGCCACATCGATCGTCGGCACCGTCGATGAAGAACTCGCCGACATCCTGATTTTCGTCTGCGCGGTCGCCAACCGGTACGGCATCGACCTCGACGACGCGCTGCGCCGCAAGGAGGCCCACAACGAGCAGCGCGTCTGGGCGTGACGGCGGCTGCGGCCAAGGACCGACGATCAACGTCAGGTCCAGGTACGACGCTTGGTCAACCGATTGCGTCAGCCGTCGGTGCCGCAGTCGGCGACCGGTTGCGTGGACTGGGTCGTGGCGACGATGGTCAGGTCGTGTTCGGCGAGTGCGTCCGGTAGCCGTACCAGGCCGGAGCGTTGGCGCTCCCACAGCGCGATGCCGTCGTGGAAGCGGACCGCGTAGGTCAGCACCGCCCCGTCGCCCGGCGGACGGTGCCCGCCGGTGTACGGCGCGAAGGTGTCGGCGTCGCGCAGTGCCTGGTCGAGTAACGCCTGGTCGATCCGCGCCGCCATCGCCGGCTCGGTCAGGTCCACCTCGGTCATCGTGCACGGCGGCAGATCCGAGATCTGTACGCCGATCCGCCGCTGGTACGAGCCGCTGAACTCGCGCTCCTCCACGTCGATGACCTGCACCATCCGCAGGGTCACGTCCAGGGCGGGCACCGGGGAGCGGTTCTGGACGACGACGGTGCCCCGGTCACGCCGGGTGGCCCACCACGACACCCGCTCGGCGTACCGCCGCTCGAACCGGTCCAGCGCGAGACCGTTGACCTGCTGCTGGTCGCGAAGCGCGCTGACCGCGATGATCAGCGCCACCGTGGAGACGACGGTGGCGGTGATCGCGGCGACCGCCTGGACCCAGCTGGCGACGGTGCCGGACCGCCCCGGCTGATCGTTGCCGTCGCCGCCCGGTGCGGCGGCCCCGGACCGGCCCACCGGGACGTACAGGCCGCTGCCGGACCGGTGCCAACCTGACAAATCCGCCACCCCGCCCTCGGCCTGCCCGTGGCGACCACAGTGACCGCTACCTCACCTATCATGTCGGCCGGCGGCAACCTGGCGTCATGGCGCGGCTACTGCGCGGTGGTCGGAATGTGGTCGTCATTCGGAGGCTGCTGCCCGGCGGTGGCGTACCGGCGGGCCAGGGTCGTGAATGCGGCGGCCAGCTCCGGCGGGCCGACGACCTCGACGCCGGCGTCGAACATGCCAACGGCGCTCGCCAGACCCACCCACGACCAGGAGCCCAGAGTCAGCCGGCAGCGGCGTGGACCGATCTCCTCGACGACGCCGCCGTAGGCGTACGGAGCCACCTCAACGGCCGGGAGATCCAGGATCACCTGGCCCCGGCACGGCCAGTCACCTGAGCCGGTCGTACTGGTTGTGCCGTCCGCGCCCCGGAACCTGGCCGTGACGAACGCGGCGACGCTGTCCGCCGGCAGCTCGCGCGGGGTGAAGCGCGGCCCGGTCGGGGTGCGCGGGCTGATCCGGTCGGCCCGGAAGATCCGCCAGTCGTCGCGGTCGAGATCCCAGCCGACCAGGTACCAGCGCCCCCGCCAGGTGACCAGGTGGTGCGGCTCGACCCGGCGGGGGACGGGCGCCGACCGGTAGTCGAAGCGCAGCACCTCGCGGGCCCGTACGGCATCGCTCACGGCCAGCAGCGTCGCGCTGTCGACCGGATGCGCGGCGGCCGGCCCGACGGCCGGCGCGGTCGTGACGGCCCCGGTCGTGACGGCCCCGATCGCCTCGATGGCCGATACGGCGTCGATCCGGTGGCGCAGCCGCTGCGGCATGACCTGCCGGACGGTGTGCAGCGCCCGCGTCGCTGCCTCCCCGATGCCGGCACCGCTGGCAGTGGCCGTCCGCAGCGCGATGGCGAGCGCGACCGCCTGCTCGTCGTCGAACAGCAGCGGCGGCAGCCGGGCACCGGCGTCCAGCCGGTAGCCGCCGGCCGGTCCCTTGACCGCCGTGATCGGGTAGCCGAGATCGCGCAGCCGGTCGACGTCGCGCCGGACGGTACGCGGGCTGACCGCCAACCGCTCGGCCAGCAGCCCGCCCGGCCACTCGCGGCGGGCCTGCAGCAGCGACAGCAGCATCAGCAGCCGCTCCGAGGTTTTCGGCACTTTCCTATTCTGACCGCAGTAGCGGACACAAACTGGCCGCTTCCGCTGTGAGTGTTGCCCCCGCGCCCGACACCCGTCGGGCCTGAATCGCACAGCCAGAGAGGCCGACCTTGTCGATCACCACCACCACCCACCTCAACTTCCGCGGCGAGGCGCGCGTACGCGGCGAAACGGTCGAGGAGGTCACCGGCTACTGGGACAAGGTCGTTGACGTCGCTGCCCCGTACAACGGCTAGTCGGGAGCGCGACCGATGACGGTGCTCGACACCCGGGCGCTCAACCGCGCGACACTGGCCCGGCAGTTGCTGCTCGACCGCGCCGACCTGCCGGTGCACGACGCCGTCGCCCATCTGGGCGGCCTGCAGGCGCAGGAGCCGCAGGAGCCGTTCGTCGGGCTGTGGAGCCGGCTGCGCGGCTTCGACCCGGCGGACCTGTCGGACCTGCTGCTGCGCCGCGCGGTGGTCCGGACCCATCTGATGCGCCGCACCGTCCATCTGCTGACCGCCGCCGACGCCGTGGCCTGGCGTCCCCGCCACGACGCCATGCTGCGGCAACGGGTCCTCGCCGTCTACCGCCACGAACTCGCCGGGGTCGACCTCGACGCGCTCGCGGTGGCCGGTCGGGCGGTGCTGGCCGACGGCGAGCCCCGGACGATGACCGGGCTGGCCCGCGCCCTGCCCGACGCGTGGCGGCAACGGGAACCGAGAGCACTGGGGGCGGTGCTGGCCACGGCGCTGATCCCGATGGTGCAGCTGCCGCCGCGCGGGCTGTGGCGTACCGCCGGCGGGGCACGCTACCGGCCGCTGGCGGAGTGGGCGGGCCAGCAGCCGGACCAGCTGACCGACGCAGCCGGCACCGACTTGGCCGAAGCTAGCACCGACCCGGCCGTAGCCGGCACCGATCCGGTCGGCCAGGCACTGGTACGGCGTTACCTGGCCGCGTACGGGCCGGCCACCAGCTCCGACCTGCGCGCCTGGTGCGGCCTGGCCGGGCTGCCGGCCGCCGTGGCGGCGGTCCGCGACGAACTGGTCGTCTTCCGCAACCAGCGCGGCCGGCAACTGCTCGACCTGCCGGCCGCGCCGCGACCCGACCCGGAAACCCCGGCACCGGTGCGGTTCCTGCCGGCGTTCGACAACGCGGTCCTCGGCTACGACGACCGCAGCCGGATCATCGACGACGCCCACCGAGGGCTGTCCGTCGCCGGGGCACGGGTGGTGCTGGTCGACGGTCGGGTGGCCGCCACCTGGACCGTCGACTCCGGCACCGTCATGGTCGCCGCGCTGCGCGGCCTCACCCGCGCCGAGCGTGCCGCCGTGGCCGAGGAAGGGGAGCGCGTGGTGGCGTTCCTTACTGACGGCGACAGCCACCGGGTACGACTCACCAACGGCTGAGGGCAGGCCGGTCAGCTCAGGTTTCGCCGCCGCCGATCCGGGCACACCCGGCACCAGGGACGGGAGGGGTGACGACATGGGGCGACGAGACAGCAGCGCCGACCAGGGCCGGGACCAGTTCTCCGAGCACGATCGCGGGCAGGCGTTCGTCGACGACCTGGAGCAGCGGTCGGCGTACCGCCAGGAGATCCTGGACGACGTCGTCGCGCCGCCGACCGACCCGGTGCGCGAGGCGAAGGAACGAGACCTCGACGATCCGGCCGACGTACCGATCCCGGCCGAGACGCTGCGCGACGGCGGCCCGACCCGCTCCGGTGGCGGCCTGACCACCACCGGTGGTACCGCCGGCCCGGCCAGCACCCGCCGCGCCACCGGCCCCGGTCGGGCCAAGGAGCCCGGCCGGGGGAAGAAGAGCCGCGGTCGGGGCAAGGTGGCGCCGACCACGACCGGTGACGCCACCAGCGGCGGCATGGGTACGCCGGCCGGCGGCACGACCAGCGACGCCACCACCCGCGAGGGGTAGCCCGCCGCCACCCGTGAGTAACCGCCCTGCGGGGTGCCGCCGGTCGGGGCAGGATGGAAGGGTGACTGACGAGGGCATCAGCGACGGCGGGATCGGCGACGGTGGGATCGGCGAGGACGGCGTCCGGGACGAGGGCTACCGGATCGAACGCGACACGATGGGCGAGGTGCGGGTCCCCGCCGACGCGCTGTGGCGGGCGCAGACCCAACGCGCGGTGCACAACTTCCCGGTCTCCGGCCGTACGCTCGAATCCGCCCAGATCCGCGCGCTCGCCCAGATCAAGGGTGCGGCCGCGCAGGTCAACGCCGACCTCGGGGTGATCCCGGCCGGCATCGCCGAGGCGATCGTCACCGCAGCCGCGCACGTCGCCTCCGGCGGCTACGACGACCAGTTCCCGGTCGACGTGTTCCAGACCGGTTCGGGCACCTCGTCGAACATGAACACCAACGAGGTGCTGGCCACCCTTGCCGCCCGTGAACTCGACCGGCCGGTGCACCCCAACGACCATGTCAACGCCTCGCAGTCGAGCAACGACGTCTTCCCGACCTCGATCCACCTGGCCGCCTCGCATCAGGTGGTGCACGAGTTGATCCCGGCCCTCGACGAGCTGGCGACCGCGCTGGAAGGCAAGGTCGACGAGTTCGCCACCGTGGTCAAGGCCGGCCGTACCCACCTGATGGACGCCACCCCGGTCACCCTCGGCCAGGAGTTCTCCGGCTACGCCGCGCAGGTCCGCTACGGCCAGGAACGGTTGCGGTCGATCCTGCCCCGGCTGGCCGAACTGCCGCTCGGCGGCACCGCCGTCGGCACCGGGGTGAACACCCCGCCCGGCTTCGCCGCCGCCGTCATCGCCAGGCTGGCCGACGCGACCGGGCTGCCGTTGACCGAGGCCCGCAACCACTTCGAGGCCCAGGGTGCCCGCGACGCCCTGGTGGAGACGTCCGGGCAGCTGCGCACCATCGCCGTCGGCCTCTACAAGATCGCCAACGACATCCGGTGGATGGGTTCCGGCCCCCGCGCCGGCCTCGGCGAACTGCGCATCCCCGACCTGCAACCAGGGTCGTCGATCATGCCGGGCAAGGTCAACCCGGTGGTCTGCGAATCGGTACGCCAGGTCTGCGCCCAGGTGATCGGCAACGACGCGACGATCGCGTTCGCCGGCAGTCAGGGCGACTTCGAGCTGAACGTGATGCTGCCGGTGATGGGCAGCAACCTGCTCGAAGCGGTCCGGCTGCTGGCCGCCGCCAGCCGGCTGCTGGCCCAGCGCTGCGTCGCCGACCTCGCCGCCGACCCGGAGACCTGTCTGGCGTACGCCGAAGGGTCGCCGTCGATCGTCACCCCGCTCAACCGGCACCTCGGCTACGACGAGGCCGCCTCGATCGCCAAGCAGGCGCTCGCCGAGAACAAGTCGATCCGCGCGGTGGTGCTGGAACGCGGCCACGTCGACGCCGGCACGCTGACCGCCGCCGAGCTGGACGCGGCGCTGGACGTTCTGCGGATGACCCGGCCCAGCTGAGTCGGCATACCCTGGTGGGGTGATTACCACCGTGGTGTTCGACGTCGACGAGACCCTCGTCGACCTGCGGCCCGCGGTCACCGGCGCGCTGCAGACCGTCCTCACCGAGCTGCGCCGGCTGACCCCGCGCGCCGCCGAGCTGACCCTCGGCGACATGGCCGACGACTGGGCGGCCGCGTTCGCCGCCGACCCGTCCGCGCCGGTGATGCAGATCCGCCGGGGCGCCCTGGCCCGCTCGCTGGACCGGGTCGGCCTGCCCGAGCAGCTGGACCGGATCACCGGGATCTTCTTCGAGCGCCGGTTCGCGCTCAGCCGGCCGTACGCCGACACGCTGCCCGCCCTGGACCGGCTGCGCCGCCGGTACGCGGTCGGCCTGGCCACCAACGGCAACAGCCGCGCCGACCGGTGCGGGCTGCGCGGCCAGTTCGCCTTCGAGGTGTACGCCCACGTCGACGGCCTGCCGAAAAAGCCGGACCAGCGGTTCTACGACGCCGTACTGGCCGCCGCCGGGGTCACCGCCGCCGACCGGGTGGTCTACGTCGGCGACTCGATCCCGCACGACGTGGTCGGCCCCCAGGCGGCCGGGCTGCGGGCCGTCTGGCTGAACCGGCGCGGCGAGCCCTGCCCGCCCGAGGTGTGCCCGGACGCCCAGATCACCAGTTTGGCGCAGCTGCCCGACGCCCTCGCCGACCTGTTCTGAACGTCTCGCGGTCCTGCACGGAGGAGCTGTCACAGCTCGCTGGCGAGCAGCCGGGACACCGCCTCGGCGGTCGCCTGCACCTGCGCGCCGATCGCCGGCACGTCCAGGGTGCCCATCGTCACCACCCCGACGCTGGCCTCCAGGCCGGGCACGCCGAGCACCGGGGCGGCGACCCCGTACGCGCCGGGCTGCAACTCGCCGCTGCTGGTCACCGGTCCGGGCGTACCGTCACGGCCGGCCAGGATCGCCCGGCCGGCGGCCCCGCGACCGACCGGGTGCCGCGACCCGGCCCGGTACGCCACGTGGAACGCCGTCCAGCTCGGCTCGACGACGGTCAGCGCCACCGCCTCGGCACCGTCGGCGACGGTCAGGTGGGCGGTGGCGCCGGAGGACTCGGCGAGCCGGCGCAGCGCCGGCAGCGCGGCATCGGCCAGCAGCGGCTGTGCCCGCCGGGCCAGCTGCAGCAGCCCGGCACCGAGCCGCAACCGACCGGCGGTGTCGCGGCGCAGCATGCCGTGCGCGGCCAGGGTGGTGGCCAGCCGGTAGACGGCGGCCCGACCGATACCGAGCCGGCCGGCGGCCTCGGTGACGGTGATCCCGCCGGTCGCCTCGGCGACCAGGCCCAGCAGGCGCAGCCCCCGGTCCAGGGTCTGCGCCGTCTCCGCCCCTCGCGCGTGCACACCGACAGAGTACGGACGGGTGCCAGTCGGTACCCTCGTAGCGTGACGCTCCGCTTGTACGACACCGCGACCCGGTCCGTGCGGGACTTCGTGCCCCGCCAGCCCGGCGAGGTCAGCGTCTACCTGTGTGGCGTCACCGTCCAGTCCGCCCCGCACATCGGTCACCTTCGCTCCGGCGTCAACTACGACGTGCTCCGCCGCTGGCTGGCCCACCAGGGGCTGCGGGTCACCTTCATCCGCAACATCACCGACGTCGACGACAAGGTGCTGGACAAGGCGGCCGCCGCGGGTCAGCCGTTCTGGTCGATCGCGTACGCCAACGAACTGTTGCTGGCCGCCGCGTACCGCAGCCTGAACGTGCTGCCGCCGACGTACGAGCCGCGCGCCACCGGGCACATCCCGGAGATGCACCAGCTGATCGAGCGGCTGATCGACCGCGGCCACGCCTACCCGGCCGGTGACGGCAGCGGCGACGTCTACTTCGACGTCGCCTCGTACGCCGACTACGGCGCGCTGTCCGGGCAGCGCCCCGACGCGATGCAGCCGGCCGGCGACGGCGTCGACCGGGCCAAACGCGACCCGCGCGACTTCGCACTCTGGAAGGGCGTCAAGCCGGACGAGCCCGCCGACGCGGCCTGGCGCTCGCCGTGGGGTCCGGGCCGGCCCGGCTGGCACATCGAGTGCTCGGCGATGTGCTGGCGTTACCTCGGCCCCGAGTTCGACATCCACGGCGGCGGGCTGGATCTGACCTTCCCGCACCACGAGAACGAGGTCGCCCAGTCCAAGGCGGCCGGGCTGCCGTTCGCCCGTTACTGGGTGCACCACGGGCTGCTCAACCTGGGCGCGGCGAAGATGAGCAAGTCACTGGGCAACGTCATCGACCTCGGCCACGTCGCCCGGCTCGGGGTGCGTCCGGTCGAGCTGCGCTACTACCTGACTGCGGCGCACTACCGGTCCCGCATCGACTACTCCGACGACGCCCTACTGGAGAGTGCCACCGCGTACCGGCGGATCGAGGGTTTCGTCCGGCGGGCGGCGGAGCAGGTCGGCGCGGTCGCCGCCACCGACATGCCGGCGGGGTTCGCCGCCGCGATGGATGACGACCTGAACACGTCGGCCGCGTTCGCCGTGCTGCACGACGAGATCCGCGACGGCAACAACCTGCTGGCCGGCGGTGATGATGACGCGGTCCGGGCCAGCCTGGGCCGGGTCCGCGCCATGCTGGGCGTGCTCGGCCTCGACCCGCTCGACCCGTCGTGGGGCGACGCCGCCCCGCGCGACGAGCTGCGTGGCGCGGTCGACGCGCTGATCGCCCTCGCCCTCGACCAGCGGGCGCAGGCCCGCGCCCGGCGCGACTGGGCCGCCGCCGACGCGGTGCGTGACCAGCTCAAGCAGGCCGGCGTCACGGTCGAGGACACCCCGCACGGCCCCCGTTGGACCATTGGAGAGCAGACCTGATGCCCGGCAACTCGCAACGACGTGGCCGGCGGGTCACCCCCAAGAAGGGCACCACCCAGGGCTCCGGCGGCAAGAACCGGTCCGGCCTGACCGGCAAGGGGCGCACCCTGCCGGCCGACGAACGGCCGTGGCACAAGGGCTACTCCGGCACCGAGAAGCTGCCGAACAAGACCGCCTGGAAGCAGGAGAAGGAACGCCGGGCGGCGGCCGCCGAGGGGCGCGCGCCGAAGATCGGCGTACCTGGGACGAAGGACACCACCTGGGGTGGCGGTGGCCGCAGCCGGGGCGGTCCGGCGACCGGCCGGTTGGCCCGGGGCGGTGCCCGGTCCGGGCCGCGGGTCTCCCCGGGCCGTAAGGCGCACCCGCCGAAGGACGCCCCGGAGCTGCTGGTCGGCCGCAACCCGGTGGTCGAGGCGCTGCGGGCCAATGTGCCGGCGACCGCGCTCTACGTCGCCCAGGGCATCGACGTCGACGACCGGGTCACCGAGCTGGTACGGACCGCCGGTGACCGGGGCATCGCGATCCTGGAGATCACCCGGGCCGAGCTGGACCGGATGACCGGCGGCGTGCTGCACCAGGGCGTCGGGCTGCAGGTGCCGGCGTACGCGTACGAGCCGTTCGAGGACCTGCTGGCCGCCGCCGCCGAGCAGCCGGAGCCGCTGCTGGTCGCCCTGGACGGGGTGACCGATCCGCGTAACCTCGGGGCGGTGGTGCGCTCGGCGGCCGCGTTCGGCGCGCACGGCGTGTTCGTGCCGGAGCGGCGGGCCGCCGGGATGACCGCCACCGCGTGGCGGACCAGCGCCGGTGCGGCCGCCCGGACCCCGGTCAGCCAGGTGGTCAACATGACCCGGGCGGTGAAGAAGTGCCAGGCCGAGGGGTTCGTCGTGGTCGGCCTGGACGCCGACGGCGAGACCGACCTGTATGACCTGGAGGCTGCGGTGGGTCCGCTGGTCGTGGTGGTCGGTTCCGAGGGTCG
Proteins encoded:
- a CDS encoding crosslink repair DNA glycosylase YcaQ family protein, translating into MPAAEPDIAARHCLTGAEADRLWRWLLDRQGLGTSRRYTDVPQIAEAALGLHAARLPSPYATVLARAHSPDVAMRLWHPRTHRAVTTIRCMRKTLHTLPLDLAAAAHAATLHYRERDALRQVINAGLTDRMIHRTTGAIEALLSEAGHLPHRTIEERICGGGTPVVAVRLALKLAWERGLVTYRNRSAGWNREQRTFALTSTAHPDLDLSLDRQTGTARLVEAYLDRYGPASLRDVAWWAGLSRSAILAALNGGGRSLVAIHAPWTTATLYIYRDRLEQFSRDDHAEPSDEAHFLAHEDVALKAYAETRSRYLGTLAERAAFNQIGEALPTIVVAGKVVGIWQWSSPERAVSCTMFRGRATPAIRAGVRRTARRVAAGLRMGYDGRDRMTSTKSSTRRLPGPLASPAPRHLNEVV
- a CDS encoding MazG nucleotide pyrophosphohydrolase domain-containing protein, giving the protein MLPLPSAATLQDLQRYVSEMEKERGFADRSAVDQCLLLGEEVGELFKAVRKHERLSVEATSIVGTVDEELADILIFVCAVANRYGIDLDDALRRKEAHNEQRVWA
- a CDS encoding transcriptional regulator, giving the protein MPKTSERLLMLLSLLQARREWPGGLLAERLAVSPRTVRRDVDRLRDLGYPITAVKGPAGGYRLDAGARLPPLLFDDEQAVALAIALRTATASGAGIGEAATRALHTVRQVMPQRLRHRIDAVSAIEAIGAVTTGAVTTAPAVGPAAAHPVDSATLLAVSDAVRAREVLRFDYRSAPVPRRVEPHHLVTWRGRWYLVGWDLDRDDWRIFRADRISPRTPTGPRFTPRELPADSVAAFVTARFRGADGTTSTTGSGDWPCRGQVILDLPAVEVAPYAYGGVVEEIGPRRCRLTLGSWSWVGLASAVGMFDAGVEVVGPPELAAAFTTLARRYATAGQQPPNDDHIPTTAQ
- a CDS encoding winged helix DNA-binding domain-containing protein; this translates as MTVLDTRALNRATLARQLLLDRADLPVHDAVAHLGGLQAQEPQEPFVGLWSRLRGFDPADLSDLLLRRAVVRTHLMRRTVHLLTAADAVAWRPRHDAMLRQRVLAVYRHELAGVDLDALAVAGRAVLADGEPRTMTGLARALPDAWRQREPRALGAVLATALIPMVQLPPRGLWRTAGGARYRPLAEWAGQQPDQLTDAAGTDLAEASTDPAVAGTDPVGQALVRRYLAAYGPATSSDLRAWCGLAGLPAAVAAVRDELVVFRNQRGRQLLDLPAAPRPDPETPAPVRFLPAFDNAVLGYDDRSRIIDDAHRGLSVAGARVVLVDGRVAATWTVDSGTVMVAALRGLTRAERAAVAEEGERVVAFLTDGDSHRVRLTNG
- a CDS encoding class II fumarate hydratase is translated as MGEDGVRDEGYRIERDTMGEVRVPADALWRAQTQRAVHNFPVSGRTLESAQIRALAQIKGAAAQVNADLGVIPAGIAEAIVTAAAHVASGGYDDQFPVDVFQTGSGTSSNMNTNEVLATLAARELDRPVHPNDHVNASQSSNDVFPTSIHLAASHQVVHELIPALDELATALEGKVDEFATVVKAGRTHLMDATPVTLGQEFSGYAAQVRYGQERLRSILPRLAELPLGGTAVGTGVNTPPGFAAAVIARLADATGLPLTEARNHFEAQGARDALVETSGQLRTIAVGLYKIANDIRWMGSGPRAGLGELRIPDLQPGSSIMPGKVNPVVCESVRQVCAQVIGNDATIAFAGSQGDFELNVMLPVMGSNLLEAVRLLAAASRLLAQRCVADLAADPETCLAYAEGSPSIVTPLNRHLGYDEAASIAKQALAENKSIRAVVLERGHVDAGTLTAAELDAALDVLRMTRPS
- a CDS encoding HAD family hydrolase, yielding MITTVVFDVDETLVDLRPAVTGALQTVLTELRRLTPRAAELTLGDMADDWAAAFAADPSAPVMQIRRGALARSLDRVGLPEQLDRITGIFFERRFALSRPYADTLPALDRLRRRYAVGLATNGNSRADRCGLRGQFAFEVYAHVDGLPKKPDQRFYDAVLAAAGVTAADRVVYVGDSIPHDVVGPQAAGLRAVWLNRRGEPCPPEVCPDAQITSLAQLPDALADLF
- a CDS encoding helix-turn-helix domain-containing protein, with the protein product MHARGAETAQTLDRGLRLLGLVAEATGGITVTEAAGRLGIGRAAVYRLATTLAAHGMLRRDTAGRLRLGAGLLQLARRAQPLLADAALPALRRLAESSGATAHLTVADGAEAVALTVVEPSWTAFHVAYRAGSRHPVGRGAAGRAILAGRDGTPGPVTSSGELQPGAYGVAAPVLGVPGLEASVGVVTMGTLDVPAIGAQVQATAEAVSRLLASEL
- the cysS gene encoding cysteine--tRNA ligase, which produces MTLRLYDTATRSVRDFVPRQPGEVSVYLCGVTVQSAPHIGHLRSGVNYDVLRRWLAHQGLRVTFIRNITDVDDKVLDKAAAAGQPFWSIAYANELLLAAAYRSLNVLPPTYEPRATGHIPEMHQLIERLIDRGHAYPAGDGSGDVYFDVASYADYGALSGQRPDAMQPAGDGVDRAKRDPRDFALWKGVKPDEPADAAWRSPWGPGRPGWHIECSAMCWRYLGPEFDIHGGGLDLTFPHHENEVAQSKAAGLPFARYWVHHGLLNLGAAKMSKSLGNVIDLGHVARLGVRPVELRYYLTAAHYRSRIDYSDDALLESATAYRRIEGFVRRAAEQVGAVAATDMPAGFAAAMDDDLNTSAAFAVLHDEIRDGNNLLAGGDDDAVRASLGRVRAMLGVLGLDPLDPSWGDAAPRDELRGAVDALIALALDQRAQARARRDWAAADAVRDQLKQAGVTVEDTPHGPRWTIGEQT
- the rlmB gene encoding 23S rRNA (guanosine(2251)-2'-O)-methyltransferase RlmB, which produces MPGNSQRRGRRVTPKKGTTQGSGGKNRSGLTGKGRTLPADERPWHKGYSGTEKLPNKTAWKQEKERRAAAAEGRAPKIGVPGTKDTTWGGGGRSRGGPATGRLARGGARSGPRVSPGRKAHPPKDAPELLVGRNPVVEALRANVPATALYVAQGIDVDDRVTELVRTAGDRGIAILEITRAELDRMTGGVLHQGVGLQVPAYAYEPFEDLLAAAAEQPEPLLVALDGVTDPRNLGAVVRSAAAFGAHGVFVPERRAAGMTATAWRTSAGAAARTPVSQVVNMTRAVKKCQAEGFVVVGLDADGETDLYDLEAAVGPLVVVVGSEGRGLSRLVGETCDLRVRIPMHSDVESLNASVAAAVTLAEVARRRLVG